The region CTGACCCGCAACATCTGCGACTACCTGGAGATCGTCCCCGCTCAAAGCAGCGTGCGGAAATTTTCTGAAGGCAATATTTTCGTGAAAATCGAAGAGAATGTCCGGGGACGGGATGTCTATCTGCTTCAGTCCACCGCAGCCCCAGTCAACGATAATTTCATGGAGCTGCTGTTCTGGATAGACGCCTGCAAACGCGCGAGCGCCGCGAGTGTGACAGCCATCATCCCGTGGTTCAGCTACTCAAAGGGGGACAAGAAAGACGAACCCAGAGTATCGATCAGGGCGCGCGTCTGTGCCGATGCAATCGAAACCGCCGGCGCTGACCGTGTGGTTACCGTGGATCTCCACGCTGCGCAGATCCAGGGTTTCTTTCGCATCCCCGTCGACGACCTGCGTGCCGCTCCCCTGCTCTGTTCGGCTCTCGAAGCGGAAGTCCGCGGTCCCGCCGTCATCGTCTCGCCCGATGCCGGATTTGCAAAACGCGCCCGAATCTTTGCCGACCGCCTTGGTCTTCCCCTGGCAATCGCGGAGAAACAGCGTGCTGCACATGACGAAAAGGCGTCAGTAGGTGGTATCATCGGGGATGTTGCCGGGAAGACGGCCATTCTGGTCGACGATTTCACCATCAGTGCCGGCACACTGATTTCAGCAGCAGACCGGCTGCTCGAACATGGAGCCAGCCGCGTGCTCGCTGCAGTCACCCATGGCGTATTCGCATCAGATACCATTCGCCGCATCGACGAAAGCCGCATCGAGAAGCTCTTCATCACCGACACCGTCGAGCCAGCGCAGTCCCACCAAAGCGGAAAAATCACCATCTGCAGCATCGCCCCGCTCATCGGCGAAGCCATACGCAGAATCCACACCCGCCAGAGCATCAGTGTGCTGTTTGAGAGTTAAGGCTGATGGAAAACGCAACCAGAGATAAAGGCAACCACAGATTCCACAGATTATTCCACAGATTCCACAGAAGAAATTTTCATGTCCGTTTGTGGAATCTGCTTGCCACGCCGTAGTCCCGCATTGGCGGGACGAAGGCGGGTGTACGAATCTGTGGAATCTGTGGTTGCCTTTTCCTGTGGCTGCCTTTCAGTAAATCCCGGGATTTTTCCTTAAGTTACAGGATTGAATCCGTCACTAATGCCTGAACGCAACTTGAGCCCAAACACTTTCACCCCGACTTCCCTCCTCATTACCGGCGGAGCGGGATTTATCGGCAGTAATTTTGTCCGCACCTATATAGAGAGCCATCCGGATGTGAAGGTTACGGTGCTGGATGCGCTGACATATGCGGGGAACCTGGAGAATCTGGCGGACCTTGAGGGACGCTTCTCTTTCGTGAAGGCGGATATAACGGATGCGGAGGCGGTGCGGAAAGCGCTGGCGGAGCATGCGGTGGATGCAGTGGTGCACTTTGCGGCGGAGTCGCATGTGGATCGCAGCATTCTGGGTCCCATGGTCTTCACGCAGACGAACGTGCTGGGCACGCATGTAATGCTCGAGGAGAGCCGACGCCACGGAATTATGCGCTTTCTGCATATTTCCACGGATGAGGTGTATGGTTCGCTCGGACCCGAGGGCAGTTTCACCGAAGCGTCGCCCATCGATCCCACCTCCCCCTATGCGGCGTCGAAGGCGGCGTCGGACCTGGTGGTGCAGTCGTACATCAAGACCTTCGACTTCCCGGCACTCATCACGCGCTGCTCGAACAACTACGGTCCCTGGCAGTTCCCCGAAAAGCTCATTCCCCTCATGCTCATCAATGCGATGAACGACAAGCCGCTGCCGGTGTATGGCGACGGGATGAATGTGCGGGACTGGATTCACACGCGCGACCACTCGCTGGCGGCTATGCAGGTTCTGCATAATGGCACGCCGGGCGAGGTCTACAATGTGGGCTCGAGCAACGAGTGGCCCAACATCGACATCGTGAAGCTGATTTTGAAGACGCTCGGCAAGCCCGAGTCGCTCATCACCTTCGTGAAAGATCGTCCCGCCCACGACCGCCGCTACGCCATCGACTCCTCCAAAATCGCCCGCGACCTGAACTGGAAAGCCTCCGTGCCCTTCGATGAAGGCATCGCTGAAACCATCGCATGGTACCAGCAGAATGAGCAGTGGTGGAAGCGTGTGATGAGTGGGGAATACGTGAAATACTACGAACAACAATATGCATCCCGATAGATACATAAGAGTAACGCAGATTATCGCTGATTTTACGCAGATTATCGCAGAGGAAAATTTTTCATTCTCTCCCTGCGAAAATCAGCGTGTACTCTGCGAAAATCTGCGTTCCTCTTCATTTTGCCTGATAATCACTTAATCTTAGACTAGCTATGACACTCGAACAAAAAATCACCTCGAAAGACATCACCATTGGTGTGGTGGGGCTTGGTTATGTGGGTTTGCCGCTGGCGGTGGAGTATGCCGCGCAGGGGTTCAAGACCGTTGGTATTGACGTCGATCAGAAGAAGGTCGATGCCCTGAACAAGGGGAAGAACTACATCGATGATGTGGATTCGAAGCTGCTGGCGTCGGTGGTGAAGGAAGGCTGGTTCAAGGCCGAGAATCACTACCGCAGCGTCAAGAAGCTGGATGTGATTTTCATCTGTGTCCCGACGCCCTTCACGGAAACGAAGGATCCGGATATTACCTACATCATCGACAGCGCCGAGGGCGTGGCGACGGGACTGCGGAAGGACCATATCGTCATCCTCAAAAGCACGACCTTCCCC is a window of bacterium DNA encoding:
- a CDS encoding ribose-phosphate diphosphokinase; amino-acid sequence: MRDDRITLLGGSGSPSLTRNICDYLEIVPAQSSVRKFSEGNIFVKIEENVRGRDVYLLQSTAAPVNDNFMELLFWIDACKRASAASVTAIIPWFSYSKGDKKDEPRVSIRARVCADAIETAGADRVVTVDLHAAQIQGFFRIPVDDLRAAPLLCSALEAEVRGPAVIVSPDAGFAKRARIFADRLGLPLAIAEKQRAAHDEKASVGGIIGDVAGKTAILVDDFTISAGTLISAADRLLEHGASRVLAAVTHGVFASDTIRRIDESRIEKLFITDTVEPAQSHQSGKITICSIAPLIGEAIRRIHTRQSISVLFES
- the rfbB gene encoding dTDP-glucose 4,6-dehydratase yields the protein MPERNLSPNTFTPTSLLITGGAGFIGSNFVRTYIESHPDVKVTVLDALTYAGNLENLADLEGRFSFVKADITDAEAVRKALAEHAVDAVVHFAAESHVDRSILGPMVFTQTNVLGTHVMLEESRRHGIMRFLHISTDEVYGSLGPEGSFTEASPIDPTSPYAASKAASDLVVQSYIKTFDFPALITRCSNNYGPWQFPEKLIPLMLINAMNDKPLPVYGDGMNVRDWIHTRDHSLAAMQVLHNGTPGEVYNVGSSNEWPNIDIVKLILKTLGKPESLITFVKDRPAHDRRYAIDSSKIARDLNWKASVPFDEGIAETIAWYQQNEQWWKRVMSGEYVKYYEQQYASR